A single region of the Solwaraspora sp. WMMD406 genome encodes:
- a CDS encoding DUF3097 domain-containing protein, whose protein sequence is MGGDRRYGDDVLAGNWRRRRTVPEVDAEPDLVVEDADSGFCGAVVGFESGAVTLEDRHGRRRHFPLAPAAFLLDGQPVTLRRPAPAPTAPRQRQRTASGSIAVANQPARVARASRIWVEGVHDAALVERIWGDDLRVEGVVVEPLDGIDDLATRVAEFAPGPRRRLGVMVDHLVPGSKESRIVAAVDSPYVLVTGHPYVDVWQAVKPDRVGLRQWPRIPPGQPWKDGVCAAVGVAEPAEMWRRILARVRGYQDVETPLINAMERMIDFVTVPPPG, encoded by the coding sequence GTGGGTGGTGATCGGCGGTACGGCGACGACGTGTTGGCGGGCAACTGGCGTCGACGTCGCACGGTGCCCGAGGTGGACGCCGAGCCGGACCTCGTCGTGGAGGACGCCGATTCCGGCTTCTGCGGGGCCGTGGTCGGATTCGAGTCCGGCGCGGTGACGCTGGAGGACCGGCACGGACGCCGACGGCACTTCCCCCTCGCCCCGGCGGCGTTCCTGCTCGACGGGCAGCCGGTGACGCTGCGCCGTCCGGCACCTGCCCCGACCGCGCCGCGTCAGCGGCAACGGACCGCGTCCGGGTCGATCGCCGTGGCCAACCAGCCCGCCCGGGTGGCCCGGGCCAGTCGGATCTGGGTCGAAGGCGTGCACGACGCCGCCCTGGTGGAACGGATCTGGGGTGACGATCTGCGGGTCGAGGGTGTGGTCGTCGAACCGCTCGACGGCATCGACGACCTGGCCACCCGGGTCGCCGAGTTCGCCCCCGGTCCTCGGCGGCGCCTCGGCGTCATGGTCGACCATCTGGTGCCGGGCTCGAAGGAGAGCCGGATCGTCGCGGCGGTCGACTCGCCGTACGTGCTGGTCACCGGCCACCCGTACGTGGACGTGTGGCAGGCGGTCAAACCGGACCGGGTCGGGCTGCGGCAGTGGCCCCGGATCCCGCCGGGTCAGCCGTGGAAGGACGGGGTGTGCGCGGCCGTCGGCGTGGCGGAGCCGGCCGAGATGTGGCGCCGGATCCTCGCCAGGGTGCGCGGCTACCAGGACGTCGAGACACCGTTGATCAACGCCATGGAGCGCATGATCGACTTCGTCACCGTACCGCCGCCGGGTTGA
- a CDS encoding serine hydrolase domain-containing protein translates to MIDTTVAQAQARGRTPSVVLGVLRHGRLAHVASAGRHPVPDRDLQYRIGSITKTMTAALVLQLRDAGVVDLDDPLRAHLPDVPFTRITLRQLLGHAAGLQREPDSDAWWERTTGTDLAGLLATLTPDKVALRPHTAYHYSNLAYGLLGAMTRRLTSTPWSELVRDRVLDPLGMSRTSYHPAAPFAPGYVVHPWHGTLAEEPRTDTGAMAPAGQLWSTVEDLSRWAAFLTDPDPAVLAPETMTEMCRPVAIDDPERWTGGHGLGPELYRVGERVFAGHGGSMPGYVALLAVHRPTRTGVVAFANSYGFADGSIRELGLRVLADVLDREPEPVAPWLPGRPPAPPVAPICGRWWWMGREFQASWDAGPGELVITQLGRGPAQTSRFTPDGPDRWRGTAGTQHGEILAVRRDPAGHPRALDIATFVLTRDPDQPDQPG, encoded by the coding sequence ATGATCGACACCACGGTCGCGCAGGCGCAGGCCCGGGGCCGTACGCCGTCGGTCGTCCTCGGTGTGCTCCGCCACGGCCGGCTGGCGCACGTCGCGAGCGCCGGACGTCATCCGGTACCCGACCGCGACCTGCAGTACCGGATCGGCTCCATCACCAAGACGATGACCGCCGCCCTGGTGCTGCAGTTGCGCGACGCCGGCGTCGTCGACCTCGACGATCCGCTGCGCGCGCACCTGCCGGACGTCCCGTTCACCCGGATCACCCTGCGTCAACTCCTCGGACACGCCGCCGGCCTGCAACGCGAACCGGACAGCGACGCCTGGTGGGAGCGGACCACCGGCACCGACCTCGCCGGTCTGCTCGCCACCCTCACCCCGGACAAGGTGGCGTTGCGGCCACACACCGCCTACCACTACTCGAACCTCGCGTACGGGCTGCTCGGCGCGATGACGCGGCGGCTCACGTCGACACCGTGGAGCGAGCTGGTCCGCGACCGCGTCCTCGACCCGCTCGGCATGTCCCGGACCAGCTACCACCCGGCCGCGCCGTTCGCCCCCGGCTACGTGGTGCATCCCTGGCACGGCACCCTGGCCGAGGAACCCCGCACCGACACCGGGGCGATGGCACCCGCCGGACAGCTCTGGTCGACCGTCGAGGACCTCAGCCGGTGGGCCGCCTTCCTCACCGACCCGGATCCGGCCGTACTCGCCCCGGAGACGATGACCGAGATGTGCCGACCGGTCGCGATCGACGACCCGGAGCGGTGGACCGGCGGCCACGGTCTCGGCCCCGAGCTGTACCGGGTCGGAGAACGAGTCTTCGCCGGCCACGGCGGCTCCATGCCCGGCTACGTCGCGCTGCTCGCCGTCCACCGGCCGACCAGGACCGGAGTCGTCGCCTTCGCCAACTCGTACGGCTTCGCCGACGGCAGCATCCGCGAACTCGGCCTGCGGGTACTCGCCGACGTACTCGACCGCGAACCGGAGCCGGTCGCACCGTGGCTACCCGGCCGGCCGCCGGCACCACCCGTGGCCCCGATCTGCGGTCGCTGGTGGTGGATGGGACGCGAGTTTCAGGCCAGCTGGGACGCCGGGCCCGGCGAACTGGTGATCACCCAGCTCGGCCGAGGCCCGGCCCAGACGTCGCGGTTCACGCCGGACGGCCCGGACCGCTGGCGGGGCACCGCCGGCACCCAGCACGGGGAGATCCTCGCCGTACGGCGGGATCCGGCCGGTCACCCGAGGGCGCTGGACATCGCCACCTTCGTCCTGACCCGCGACCCCGACCAGCCCGACCAGCCCGGCTGA
- a CDS encoding NfeD family protein: MEPVLWIVLGVVLAIAELFTATLFLIMFAAGAFAAAIAAALGAPVLVQALVFAAVSALSVLAVRPIIQRHRQSALSTGDEPFGVEAIEGASALVLEQVDADSGRVKIDGESWSARSYDGTQVFAPGERVRVIEVKGVTAMVWRDDVIDRELP; encoded by the coding sequence GTGGAACCCGTCCTGTGGATCGTATTGGGCGTCGTACTGGCGATCGCTGAGCTGTTCACCGCGACGCTCTTCCTCATCATGTTCGCCGCCGGCGCGTTCGCGGCGGCGATCGCCGCCGCGCTCGGTGCTCCGGTGCTGGTGCAAGCGCTCGTCTTCGCCGCCGTGTCCGCGTTGAGCGTGCTCGCCGTCCGTCCGATCATCCAGCGGCACCGCCAGTCGGCGCTGAGCACGGGTGATGAACCGTTCGGCGTCGAAGCGATCGAGGGCGCCTCCGCGCTCGTGCTGGAACAGGTCGACGCGGACAGCGGCCGGGTCAAGATCGACGGCGAGTCCTGGAGCGCTCGATCCTACGACGGGACGCAGGTCTTCGCCCCCGGCGAACGGGTACGCGTCATCGAGGTCAAGGGGGTGACCGCCATGGTGTGGCGGGACGACGTCATCGACCGCGAACTGCCGTAG
- a CDS encoding SPFH domain-containing protein: protein MELAIAVLVGAIALITVITLIRAVRIVPQQRMDVVERLGRYQRTMTPGLNLLVPFVDTVRAKVDMREQVVSFPPQPVITSDNLVVSIDTVLYFKVVEPRAATYEIANFLQAIEQLTVTTLRNVIGSLDLERALTSREEINRHLSGVLDETTGRWGIKVTRVEIKAIEPPPSIRDSMEKQMRAERDRRAAILTAEGHKQSQILSAEGEKQAAVLRADGDRQARILQAEGQAKAIRTVFDAIHQANPSQKVLAYQYLQALPQIANGQSNKMWIVPAELTKALEGLGGALGGLSQMVGDAPSQQVDSGAVEREAAEAAEAAAAEAQRVNDEVRAAEQVTRGGNARPAGLPAPEPVPASELFDGMTADRHAEPDRG from the coding sequence ATGGAGCTTGCGATCGCGGTGCTGGTCGGGGCGATCGCCCTGATCACAGTGATCACCCTGATCCGCGCGGTGCGGATCGTTCCGCAACAACGGATGGACGTCGTCGAGCGGCTCGGCCGCTACCAGCGCACCATGACCCCCGGCCTCAACCTGCTCGTACCGTTCGTCGACACCGTCCGCGCCAAGGTCGACATGCGGGAGCAGGTGGTCAGCTTCCCGCCACAACCGGTCATCACCTCCGACAACCTGGTCGTCTCGATCGACACCGTGCTCTACTTCAAGGTCGTCGAGCCCCGGGCGGCCACCTACGAGATCGCCAACTTCCTGCAGGCCATCGAACAGCTGACCGTCACCACCCTGCGGAACGTGATCGGCTCGCTCGACCTGGAACGCGCCCTGACCAGCCGTGAGGAGATCAACCGGCACCTGTCCGGCGTCCTCGACGAGACCACCGGACGCTGGGGGATCAAGGTCACCCGGGTGGAGATCAAGGCGATCGAGCCGCCGCCGAGCATCCGCGACTCGATGGAGAAGCAGATGCGCGCCGAACGGGACCGCCGCGCGGCGATCCTCACCGCCGAGGGGCACAAGCAGTCCCAGATCCTCAGCGCCGAAGGTGAGAAGCAGGCCGCCGTGTTGCGCGCCGACGGTGACCGCCAGGCCCGCATCCTGCAGGCCGAGGGGCAGGCCAAGGCGATCCGTACGGTCTTCGACGCCATCCACCAGGCCAACCCGAGTCAGAAGGTGCTCGCCTACCAGTACCTGCAGGCGCTGCCGCAGATCGCCAACGGCCAGTCCAACAAGATGTGGATCGTGCCGGCCGAGCTGACCAAGGCCCTCGAAGGTCTCGGCGGCGCGCTCGGCGGGTTGAGCCAGATGGTCGGCGACGCACCGTCCCAGCAGGTCGACTCCGGCGCCGTCGAACGCGAGGCGGCCGAAGCGGCCGAGGCGGCCGCCGCCGAAGCGCAGCGGGTCAACGACGAGGTACGTGCCGCCGAGCAGGTCACCCGGGGCGGCAACGCCCGGCCGGCCGGGTTGCCGGCACCCGAGCCGGTGCCCGCCTCTGAACTGTTCGACGGCATGACCGCCGACCGTCACGCCGAACCGGATCGCGGCTGA
- a CDS encoding RNA methyltransferase, whose amino-acid sequence MPVVEITDPGDERIADYRALTDVELRTRWEPPNGLFIAEGELVVHRALRAGYRLRSVLVDAKRVDQLAELPAEAPVYAGTPPLLESITGFHVHRGVLASFHRRPLPTVERLLDGARRLVVLEGLNTHTNLGALFRSAAALGMDAVLLSPTCADPLYRRSVRVSMGEVFAVPYARAGDWPAALDTIRSAGFRLLALTPAPDAVPVHRLTAADRSRPALLLGAEGPGLSAAALRGADVRVSIPMRRGVDSLNVATAAAVAFWELSRDDDSD is encoded by the coding sequence GTGCCAGTAGTGGAGATCACCGACCCGGGCGACGAGCGGATCGCCGATTACCGTGCGCTGACCGACGTCGAGCTCCGCACCCGTTGGGAACCACCGAACGGGCTGTTCATCGCCGAAGGGGAGCTGGTCGTCCACCGCGCGCTGCGGGCCGGTTACCGGCTCCGGTCGGTGCTGGTCGACGCCAAGCGCGTCGACCAGCTGGCCGAGTTGCCCGCCGAGGCGCCGGTCTACGCCGGAACACCGCCGCTGTTGGAGTCGATCACCGGGTTCCACGTCCACCGGGGCGTGCTCGCCTCGTTCCACCGGCGGCCGTTGCCCACCGTCGAGCGGCTGCTCGACGGTGCCCGGCGACTGGTCGTCCTCGAAGGGCTGAACACCCACACCAATCTGGGGGCGTTGTTCCGCAGCGCCGCCGCGCTCGGCATGGACGCGGTGCTGCTCTCCCCCACCTGCGCGGACCCGCTCTACCGCCGGTCGGTACGGGTCAGCATGGGCGAGGTCTTCGCCGTCCCGTACGCCCGGGCGGGCGACTGGCCGGCGGCGTTGGACACCATCCGGTCCGCCGGGTTCCGGCTGCTGGCTTTGACGCCGGCGCCGGACGCCGTACCGGTGCATCGGCTGACTGCCGCTGACCGGAGCCGACCGGCGCTGCTGTTGGGTGCCGAAGGGCCGGGGCTGAGCGCGGCGGCGCTGCGCGGCGCGGACGTACGGGTGTCGATCCCGATGCGCCGAGGGGTGGACTCGCTCAACGTGGCGACCGCCGCCGCGGTCGCGTTCTGGGAGCTGTCCCGCGACGACGACAGCGATTGA
- a CDS encoding PucR family transcriptional regulator — MFPTVREVLALEPVRHGGPRVVAAERALDQPVRWVHVTEVPDIATLLRGGELVLTTGIGLPADDAGVRAFIADLAEVGVAGLVVELGRRYGTAVPRVMVAAAERRGLPLVELRRATPFVLITEAVHALIVDAQIGELRATEEIHQRFTELSVEGAEAAEVVRQAAELAGAPVVLENLSRRVLAFHSAGENARLLLDGWEQHSRRIQPAGRTAYDADSGWLVTMVGARGQDWGRLLLRCPAQVLTPAGRPPVRLSILVERAASTLALGRLIRRDAEGLERQIHRTLLTALLDGSQPVDEVALRARALGVLLDRRRLVGVVVRFRELDGVDDDAPAEAAQARLRDLAEAVGLALREAGLTGLSSSIDDNSVGALVAVRDAAPAGTVSAGTVSAGSMPVDAGPVGAGPVDVALDAFRLALYRVRRSEPFAVVVAAGSAVDSIREARRSLVEARQVAEAGRRDRRTDQVLRLPDVGLAGLLHLLREEPRLQVFVERELGALLTHEDRHPRDPLLPTLRAYLECGRNKSAAAAAVHLSRPAFYERLARLARILDADLDSVQTCLSLHVALLALDAVRARPPV; from the coding sequence GTGTTCCCAACCGTACGTGAGGTGCTGGCGCTGGAGCCGGTGCGCCATGGCGGGCCCCGGGTTGTCGCCGCCGAACGAGCGCTCGATCAGCCGGTCCGCTGGGTGCATGTCACCGAGGTTCCGGACATCGCCACCCTGCTGCGTGGCGGTGAGTTGGTGCTCACCACCGGGATCGGGCTGCCGGCCGACGACGCGGGGGTTCGCGCGTTCATCGCCGATCTGGCCGAGGTCGGGGTGGCCGGGCTGGTGGTGGAACTCGGCCGCCGCTACGGCACAGCGGTGCCCCGGGTGATGGTCGCCGCCGCCGAACGGCGTGGTCTACCCCTGGTGGAACTACGTCGGGCGACGCCGTTCGTGCTGATCACCGAGGCGGTGCACGCGCTGATCGTGGACGCGCAGATCGGCGAGTTGCGGGCCACCGAGGAGATTCACCAACGGTTCACCGAACTCTCCGTCGAGGGCGCGGAGGCCGCCGAGGTGGTACGCCAGGCGGCCGAGCTGGCCGGTGCGCCGGTGGTGCTGGAGAACCTGTCGCGTCGGGTGCTGGCCTTCCACAGCGCGGGGGAGAACGCCCGGCTGCTGCTCGACGGCTGGGAGCAGCATTCCCGCCGGATCCAGCCGGCCGGGCGGACGGCGTACGATGCCGACTCGGGTTGGTTGGTCACCATGGTCGGCGCGCGCGGGCAGGACTGGGGCCGGCTGCTGCTGCGGTGCCCGGCGCAGGTGCTCACCCCCGCCGGCCGGCCACCGGTGCGGCTGTCGATCCTGGTGGAGCGGGCCGCCTCCACCTTGGCGTTGGGCCGGCTGATCCGCCGGGACGCCGAGGGCTTGGAGCGTCAGATTCACCGTACGTTGCTGACCGCCCTGCTCGACGGGTCGCAGCCGGTGGACGAGGTGGCGCTGCGGGCCCGGGCGCTCGGGGTCCTGCTGGATCGGCGGCGGCTGGTCGGGGTCGTGGTGCGGTTCCGGGAATTGGACGGCGTCGACGACGACGCCCCGGCCGAGGCGGCCCAGGCCCGGTTGCGCGATCTCGCCGAGGCGGTCGGCCTGGCGCTGCGGGAGGCGGGCCTGACCGGCCTGTCCAGCTCGATCGACGACAATTCGGTGGGTGCGCTGGTGGCGGTGCGCGACGCCGCGCCAGCGGGCACTGTGTCGGCGGGCACTGTGTCGGCGGGCAGCATGCCGGTGGACGCTGGCCCGGTAGGTGCCGGGCCGGTGGACGTGGCGCTGGACGCCTTCCGACTGGCGCTGTATCGGGTCCGCCGGTCCGAGCCGTTTGCGGTGGTGGTCGCCGCCGGTAGCGCGGTGGACAGCATCCGGGAGGCGCGGCGGTCGCTGGTCGAGGCGCGGCAGGTGGCCGAGGCCGGGCGGCGGGACCGCCGGACGGACCAGGTGTTGCGGCTGCCCGACGTCGGCCTGGCCGGGTTGTTGCATCTGTTGCGGGAGGAGCCGCGCCTGCAGGTCTTCGTCGAGCGTGAGTTGGGCGCGTTGCTGACCCACGAGGATCGCCACCCGCGCGATCCGCTGCTTCCCACGCTGCGCGCGTACCTGGAGTGCGGCCGCAACAAGTCGGCGGCGGCCGCGGCGGTCCATCTGTCCCGGCCGGCGTTCTACGAGCGGCTGGCCCGGCTGGCCCGGATTCTCGACGCCGATCTGGATTCGGTACAGACCTGCCTGTCGCTGCATGTCGCGTTGCTGGCCCTCGACGCGGTCCGGGCCCGTCCGCCGGTCTGA
- a CDS encoding rhodanese-like domain-containing protein — protein MAPQDREEEIVVRLARFGFDTVGGYLREPEQVFLRMIDQLDRGSRLTVAQLVAALAGDRPPVVLDVRNSGERSSGAIDGSLHIPLAELSRRSTEVPTDRPVVVHCAGLTAPRWLPACCAPTVIRTSPTCSAATRRGEPPRRRPKSSERCGVV, from the coding sequence GTGGCACCGCAGGACCGCGAGGAGGAGATCGTCGTCCGGCTGGCCCGGTTCGGGTTCGACACCGTCGGCGGCTATCTGCGTGAGCCGGAGCAGGTGTTCCTGCGGATGATCGATCAGCTGGACCGGGGGAGTCGGCTGACCGTGGCGCAGTTGGTCGCCGCGTTGGCCGGCGATCGGCCGCCGGTCGTGCTCGACGTGCGCAACTCCGGCGAGCGCTCCTCCGGCGCGATCGACGGGTCGCTGCACATCCCGCTGGCCGAGTTGTCCCGGCGGAGCACCGAGGTGCCGACCGACCGCCCGGTGGTGGTGCACTGCGCCGGGCTTACCGCTCCTCGGTGGCTGCCAGCCTGCTGCGCGCCAACGGTCATCCGGACGTCTCCGACCTGCTCGGCGGCTACCAGGCGTGGCGAGCCGCCCAGACGCCGGCCGAAGTCGTCTGAGCGCTGCGGCGTCGTCTGA
- a CDS encoding metal-sensitive transcriptional regulator, translating to MRVEEQTTADVVKRLRRAEGQIRGVIAMLESGRDCAEVVTQLAAVSRALDRAGFKVIASGLEQCMDPDADLADRKANLEQMEKLFLSLA from the coding sequence ATGCGGGTCGAAGAGCAGACCACGGCGGATGTGGTCAAGCGGCTACGGCGAGCCGAGGGGCAGATCCGAGGTGTGATCGCCATGCTGGAGTCCGGCCGCGACTGCGCCGAGGTGGTGACCCAACTCGCGGCGGTCTCCCGCGCGCTCGACCGTGCCGGATTCAAGGTCATCGCCAGTGGACTGGAACAGTGCATGGACCCCGACGCGGACCTCGCCGACCGCAAGGCCAACCTGGAACAGATGGAAAAGCTGTTCTTGTCCCTCGCCTGA
- a CDS encoding MBL fold metallo-hydrolase → MELVSFRTPGLGDQSYLFTHEGKAILVDPQRDIDRFLDAAAQRDVDVRFVLETHLHNDYVSGGPQAARRTGAELVLPAGAAPTYRHTPAFHLEDIKADNLTLRPVHTPGHTPEHTSYLVLIDGEPVAVFSGGSLLVASAGRPDLLGPDRARTLARLQHGSLHRLAGLPRAVALYPTHGEGSFCATTTGAGRRTSTIGDEVDDNPLLGIADPEDFADRLLADPMPIPTFYQYLGPANIRGGKPMPTIAVPEVTAAELPTAAELPADDATRLVDDATQLVDVRPRHVQAGGLVPGSVGITLTDDFGSWAGWLLPYGAPIVLVAEPEQDVTEAVVQLARIGVDAVRAVYRPASADHLGPGYELLDLAAFQQRLAGPDAQLLDVRMPTERAKVSWPGAVERFLADLVTDGIPAELDPRHPVLVACGSGRRAAIAASLLVRAGYRAAVLDGAGVADLTTD, encoded by the coding sequence GTGGAGCTCGTCTCGTTCCGTACCCCAGGGCTGGGCGACCAGTCCTACCTGTTCACCCACGAAGGCAAGGCAATCCTGGTCGACCCGCAACGCGACATCGACCGGTTCCTCGACGCCGCCGCCCAACGCGACGTCGACGTCCGGTTCGTGCTGGAAACACACCTGCACAACGACTACGTCTCCGGTGGGCCGCAGGCGGCGCGCCGCACCGGTGCCGAACTGGTCCTGCCCGCCGGTGCCGCACCCACCTACCGCCACACCCCCGCCTTCCACCTCGAAGACATCAAGGCCGACAACCTCACCCTGCGGCCCGTCCACACCCCCGGGCACACCCCGGAACACACCAGCTACCTGGTGCTGATCGACGGCGAACCGGTAGCCGTCTTCTCCGGCGGCAGCCTGCTGGTCGCCTCCGCCGGCCGGCCCGACCTGCTCGGCCCCGACCGCGCCCGTACCCTGGCCCGGCTCCAGCACGGATCCCTGCACCGACTCGCCGGCCTGCCCCGGGCGGTCGCGCTCTACCCGACCCACGGCGAGGGCTCGTTCTGCGCCACCACCACCGGTGCCGGCCGGCGTACCTCCACCATCGGCGACGAAGTCGACGACAACCCGCTGCTCGGCATCGCCGACCCGGAGGACTTCGCCGACCGGCTGCTCGCCGATCCCATGCCGATCCCGACCTTCTACCAATATCTGGGACCTGCCAACATCCGGGGCGGGAAACCGATGCCGACCATCGCCGTACCCGAGGTCACCGCCGCCGAACTGCCGACCGCCGCCGAACTGCCGGCCGATGACGCCACCCGCCTCGTTGACGACGCCACCCAGCTGGTCGACGTCCGGCCCCGCCACGTCCAGGCCGGCGGCCTCGTACCCGGCTCGGTCGGCATCACGCTCACCGACGACTTCGGCAGCTGGGCCGGCTGGTTGCTGCCGTACGGGGCACCGATCGTGCTGGTCGCCGAACCCGAGCAGGACGTCACCGAGGCCGTCGTCCAACTCGCCCGCATCGGCGTCGACGCCGTCCGCGCCGTCTACCGGCCCGCGTCCGCCGACCACCTCGGTCCCGGTTACGAACTGCTCGACCTGGCCGCCTTCCAGCAGCGGCTGGCCGGGCCCGACGCCCAACTTCTCGACGTACGGATGCCGACCGAACGGGCGAAGGTCAGCTGGCCGGGAGCCGTCGAACGGTTCCTCGCCGACCTGGTCACCGACGGCATCCCCGCCGAACTCGACCCGCGACACCCGGTCCTGGTCGCCTGTGGCAGCGGCCGTCGCGCAGCCATCGCCGCCAGCCTGCTCGTCCGGGCCGGCTACCGGGCCGCCGTGCTCGACGGTGCCGGCGTCGCCGACCTGACCACCGACTGA
- a CDS encoding rhodanese-like domain-containing protein — protein sequence MPPTATRPSIDVPAARALLAANADTLVVDVRTPAEFETAHIDGAINLPLDQVYAHLNRIVADRGGRILLICQSDNGPTRPTASSPVPAAIIGRWSADQT from the coding sequence ATGCCCCCCACCGCCACCCGTCCGAGCATCGACGTCCCCGCCGCACGGGCGTTGCTGGCGGCCAACGCCGACACCCTCGTCGTCGACGTGCGGACCCCGGCCGAGTTCGAGACCGCCCACATCGACGGGGCGATCAACCTGCCGCTGGACCAGGTCTACGCCCACCTGAACCGGATCGTCGCCGACCGCGGTGGCCGGATCCTGCTGATCTGCCAGTCCGACAACGGGCCGACCCGGCCTACGGCAAGCTCGCCGGTGCCGGCAGCGATCATCGGGAGGTGGTCGGCGGATCAGACATAG
- the murD gene encoding UDP-N-acetylmuramoyl-L-alanine--D-glutamate ligase: MRLADLRGRSVAVWGTGREGRAAVTAIAAQSPAALVAVDDSATAAPPDWDADLAPVHTGEDGFARLAAADVVVRSPGVPQTHPWVIELRRRGVPITGGTALWMADHAARTVGVTGSKGKSTTSSLISHLLTALGRPNAFGGNIGVPLLAMPEADLYVLELSSYQCSDLTDSPRIAVLTSLFPEHLDSHGSEERYYSDKLNIVAHGPETIIYNGTDPRLTRRLLNEEAIAAGLPDGYHLAPGPDGRPYLHRRAEPLFARAVLPLAGRHNEGNFCVALAVLEALGVDCVADRDAVADAVAGFAGLPHRLAEIADPSGLTFVDDSISTSPYSAMHAIDAYAGRPLTVIVGGTDRGLDYTPLREHLAECELTVIGVPDSGPRILDTLAGLPGVRTARADDLPTAVALARELTPAGGVVLLSPAAPSYGHFRNFEHRSEVFAAAVRDTAPTVAA; encoded by the coding sequence GTGCGCCTGGCTGACCTGCGTGGCCGATCCGTCGCGGTGTGGGGCACCGGCCGCGAGGGACGGGCCGCGGTGACCGCGATCGCCGCCCAGTCCCCGGCGGCGCTGGTCGCCGTCGACGACAGCGCGACGGCAGCCCCGCCCGACTGGGACGCCGACCTCGCTCCGGTGCACACCGGCGAGGACGGCTTCGCCCGGCTGGCCGCCGCCGACGTCGTGGTCCGCTCCCCGGGTGTGCCGCAGACCCACCCATGGGTGATCGAGCTGCGCCGACGCGGTGTGCCGATCACCGGCGGCACCGCGCTGTGGATGGCCGATCACGCCGCCCGGACCGTCGGCGTCACCGGCAGCAAGGGCAAGTCCACCACGTCCAGCCTGATCAGCCACCTGCTGACCGCGCTGGGTCGGCCGAACGCGTTCGGCGGCAACATCGGCGTACCGCTGCTGGCCATGCCCGAGGCCGACCTGTACGTGTTGGAGCTGTCCTCGTACCAGTGCAGCGACCTGACCGACTCGCCCCGGATCGCCGTGCTGACCTCACTGTTCCCGGAGCACCTGGACTCGCACGGCAGCGAGGAACGCTACTACTCCGACAAGCTCAACATCGTCGCTCATGGTCCGGAAACGATCATTTACAACGGTACGGATCCGAGGCTTACCCGGCGGCTGCTCAACGAGGAGGCGATCGCCGCCGGACTGCCCGACGGCTACCACCTCGCACCCGGCCCGGACGGTCGGCCGTACCTGCACCGGCGGGCCGAGCCGCTGTTCGCCCGGGCGGTGCTGCCGCTGGCCGGCCGGCACAACGAAGGCAATTTCTGCGTGGCGTTGGCGGTGCTCGAGGCCCTCGGCGTCGACTGCGTCGCTGACCGGGACGCGGTCGCCGACGCGGTCGCCGGTTTCGCCGGCCTGCCGCACCGGCTCGCCGAGATCGCCGACCCGTCCGGGCTGACCTTCGTCGACGACAGCATCTCCACCAGTCCGTACTCGGCGATGCACGCGATCGACGCGTACGCCGGCCGCCCGTTGACCGTCATTGTCGGCGGTACCGACCGGGGGCTGGACTACACGCCGCTGCGCGAGCACCTCGCCGAGTGTGAGTTGACGGTGATCGGCGTACCGGACAGCGGCCCCCGGATTCTCGACACCCTGGCCGGGCTGCCCGGGGTCCGGACCGCGCGAGCCGACGACCTTCCGACGGCGGTCGCGCTGGCCCGCGAACTCACTCCCGCCGGCGGGGTGGTGCTGCTGTCGCCGGCCGCGCCCAGCTACGGGCACTTCCGCAACTTCGAACACCGCTCCGAGGTCTTCGCCGCCGCTGTCCGCGACACGGCCCCGACCGTCGCGGCTTAG